A section of the Anabaena cylindrica PCC 7122 genome encodes:
- a CDS encoding phosphate-starvation-inducible PsiE family protein — protein sequence MYTQKRFKSRFLFFDRWLDRHAIVRNMEAFQDLIVIFLCLSLFAVMLVQLWGIFISLGQSLDYKQVTAKMLFVLILVELFRLLMVYLQEHSIAVGVAVEVTIVSVLREVVVHGALEISGIQTAAICGLLLILGGLLLVCAKTPHMDCMSANTKFCPIVHQGRREQENELEFSYSRTCDGNQPSA from the coding sequence ATGTATACGCAGAAACGCTTCAAGAGTCGATTTTTATTTTTTGACCGCTGGTTAGATCGTCATGCAATTGTTCGTAACATGGAGGCCTTCCAAGACTTAATTGTCATTTTCCTTTGTTTATCCTTGTTTGCAGTCATGTTAGTGCAATTGTGGGGAATATTTATTTCTCTAGGCCAGTCACTAGACTACAAACAAGTAACCGCTAAAATGTTATTTGTGTTGATTTTAGTTGAGTTATTTCGACTACTCATGGTTTACTTACAAGAGCATAGTATTGCTGTTGGTGTAGCAGTCGAAGTAACAATTGTTTCTGTTCTCCGAGAAGTAGTTGTTCACGGTGCGCTAGAAATTTCTGGAATACAGACAGCAGCAATTTGTGGCTTATTGTTGATTTTGGGTGGACTATTATTAGTGTGTGCGAAAACACCACACATGGATTGCATGAGTGCTAACACAAAATTTTGTCCGATTGTGCATCAAGGACGGAGAGAACAAGAAAATGAACTAGAATTTTCATATTCACGAACCTGTGACGGCAATCAACCTTCTGCATAA
- a CDS encoding cysteine desulfurase family protein: MQVYLDYSATTPTRPEAIAKMQAVLTQEWGNPSSLHEWGNRAALVVETARMQVAGLINAVPESIIFTSGGTEADNLAIMGIVRNYAVPQHIIISSVEHSAVAETVQMLKMWGWKVTHLGVDSTGRVNPEDLKAALRRNTVLVSVIYGQSEVGTVQPIEELGKIAKTHGALFHTDAVQVAGRLPLDVETLPVDLLSLSSHKLYGPLGAGALYVRPGVNIRPVVGGGGQENGLRSGTQATPAIAGFGVAAELAAKELETERVRLIELRDRLFTNLADVPGLIPTGDKINRLPHHVSFSLEYADGEKLSGKTLVRQLNLAGIGISAGSACHSGKLSPSPILLAMGYSQTAALGGIRLTLGKQTTAADIDWTAMVLKQVLQRLIQDLYPSKSLFSRRE, encoded by the coding sequence ATGCAAGTATATTTAGATTACAGTGCTACTACCCCTACTCGTCCAGAAGCGATCGCTAAAATGCAAGCAGTCTTAACTCAAGAATGGGGTAATCCTTCTAGTTTACACGAATGGGGCAACCGTGCAGCTTTGGTTGTGGAAACCGCAAGAATGCAAGTTGCAGGTTTAATTAACGCTGTCCCCGAATCAATTATTTTCACTTCTGGGGGAACAGAAGCAGACAACTTAGCAATTATGGGTATTGTGCGGAATTATGCGGTTCCCCAACATATAATTATTTCTAGCGTGGAACATTCGGCTGTTGCGGAAACGGTGCAAATGTTAAAAATGTGGGGTTGGAAAGTTACCCACTTGGGGGTAGATAGCACAGGAAGAGTTAACCCCGAAGATTTAAAAGCAGCTTTGCGACGAAACACCGTTTTGGTATCTGTGATTTATGGACAAAGCGAAGTGGGAACTGTTCAACCTATTGAGGAATTGGGGAAAATTGCCAAAACACATGGTGCTTTGTTCCATACAGACGCGGTGCAAGTTGCAGGACGTTTACCTTTAGATGTGGAAACTTTACCTGTTGATTTATTGAGTTTATCTAGTCATAAATTATATGGCCCTTTGGGTGCAGGTGCTTTATATGTGCGTCCAGGTGTGAATATCAGACCTGTGGTGGGTGGTGGTGGCCAGGAAAACGGACTGCGTTCAGGGACACAAGCAACACCAGCTATTGCAGGGTTTGGAGTGGCTGCGGAATTAGCGGCAAAAGAGTTAGAGACAGAAAGGGTAAGATTGATAGAATTGCGCGATCGCTTGTTCACTAATTTAGCAGATGTTCCCGGTTTAATTCCCACAGGTGACAAAATTAACCGTTTACCCCATCATGTCAGTTTTTCTCTAGAATATGCAGACGGTGAAAAACTCAGCGGTAAAACATTGGTACGTCAGTTAAATTTAGCAGGAATTGGGATTAGTGCAGGTTCTGCTTGTCATAGTGGAAAATTAAGTCCCAGTCCGATTTTATTAGCAATGGGTTATTCTCAAACAGCAGCTTTGGGAGGAATTAGATTAACTTTAGGAAAACAGACAACAGCAGCAGATATTGATTGGACTGCGATGGTTTTGAAACAGGTTTTACAAAGACTAATACAGGATTTATACCCATCTAAATCCCTGTTTTCTAGAAGAGAATGA